ACAAGCACATAAAATCCGGTGCAATCTGTGCTTGCTCACAGGCAAATAATGTACCAGTTCGTCCAAACCCAACTGCAATTTCATCTGCAATTAAGTGTACATCGTAGGCTGTACAAAGCTCTCGTAATTGCTTTAAATAGATTGGCGGATACATTTTCATGCCCGCAGCTGCTTGAATAAGTGGCTCAATAATCACAGCTGTCATTTCTTCATGATGCGCATGAAGCTCTTCTTCAACATACTGAATACATTGAGCATGACAGCTTTCTGGCTTATCTTGAAAAGGACATCTAAAGCAATCTGGCCCTTGTGCACGTAAGGTATCTAATAACAAGGGTTGGTATACTTCGTTATAAAGCCCTACTCCACCAACAGATAAAGCGCCAAGTGTCTCACCATGGTAGGCATCTGTTAAAGCCAAGAAGCGTTTTTTTGCAGTTTTTCCCGTTTGCATATGATATTGAAAGCTCATTTTTAATGCAACCTCTATAGCGGATGAGCCATTGTCTGCAAAAAATACTTTATTCAAACTAACTGGCGTTAAATCTACTAATTTTTCAGCTACTTTAACCGCTGGCTCATGTGTAAAATTCGCAAAAATTGTATGCTCTAATGTAAATGCCTGATCACTTAATACTTGACTTATTCGAGGATTCGCATGTCCAAATAAATTTACCCACCAGGAGGAGACAGCATCTAAATAGCGATGATTATTTTCATCATAGAGCCATACACCTTGTCCTTTTTTAATGACGATTGGTGGAAATTGCTCATAATCCTTCATTTGTGAACAAGGATGCCAAACATGCCTTAAATCTCTTGCCTGCAAATCAGTTAACACTTGTTTCATCATTGACCAACCTTTCAAACAATGAAGTGTGAGAAATGGAATAATCAACAAGCTGCGCAATCTCTTGGATTTGCGGGATAATTGCATATGGCAAATCATGAAACTGTAATATGGTTTTCATAGTATCTTGTTCTATCAAACTCCCTGAATTTCCATTAAATACAATGCCCAGAATATCAATATTACGCGAATGCAAAGCCTCAATCGTTAGTAATGTGTGGTTAATTGTTCCTAGTGTTGTTCGAGAAACAAGAACAACTGGAAGCTTACTTTGCACGATAACATCAAGAAGCGTTATTTTTCTTTGTAAATCTAAAGGCACAAAAAGTCCACCAGCTCCCTCACAAATTACCATATCGTTTGATTGCTGTAGCACCTGTATTTGCTGTAGTAAATAATGCACATTAATTTGCTGTACCTCCAGTTGTGCAGCAAAATGTGGTGAAGCTGCCTCTTTAAACGAATACCCATTCAAACTTTCTGTCCTTAGCACCTGTAATGAATACTTTTCATATACTGTTGTATCGTAGTAATAGGAATGATCATTTTCATGCACTTCACCAGTTTGTACAGGCTTAAAAGGCGTGACGCGAAGGTTCTGTCGCTGAAATTGTCGCATCAGCAATGTGGTGACCGCCGTTTTACCGACATCAGTATCTGTCCCAACAACCCAAAAATGTTGCATCGTTAACCTCCCCCTTTTTAGTTAACCATATATACTTTTTAAGTTAACACATATGTTTTTATTTTGTAAATGCTATTTCAATAATTTTTCCAAAAACAGAAGTTTCGCAATAACAATGAAACACTAAAACCTTACCTTTATATAGCAAAATCTAGCGATACCCGTACGGTTGCTAAAAAATTGTTTAATTGTTTTTGAATACTATTAAAAATTTAGAGGATTTCACTACTTTTGTGTTGTATTAAACTAAACGGGGGTGGCTGTATGTTTGGCCTTTTTAAAGAATCAGAAAAATTGATAGATACATATGAACAAGTAGCATGTATTTTAAAGTCCTTGCTTACCTACGAGCTCAGAGACTTACCTAGCCGTTACGAATTTTGGTACCGTGCGGCGTTACGTTTGGAAGAATATCGAACGTTAAATGCGGAGCATCGCTCAAAGCGATCTATGACCACAGCTGTTGGACGCTTTCATCAAACTCAATATGATGTTACGAAACAAAAACTAGCAAGGCTAGAGCGTCTAATAGATATATATAAATCCTTTTGTCTGGAAGAAGAGCGAGAAATATTAAATCATCGGCTCCATTTTCAGAAGGAAGTAATTGCCGAGCTCTATAATCATCTTCAAAATAAAGAGTTATATACGTATTGTAGTACTGTACAGCAGCAATTTTGGGAAGCTGTCAGTGAGGATATACTACTTGCAATTGCCCAACTGGATTAAAGTGGTTACATTTGCTGGATTCTTCTTCGTTGTTTGAGGATATGTTTTTTAGTTTAAAAGTTGGAGGTTTTTTATGATTGCATGGATTATTGCAGCAGAAATTGCTTTTTGGATAGTCATTTTATTTGGGTTGGTTGCCCGCTATATTTTAAAAAAACCAAAGCTAAGTTTCTTCTTGTTTTCCTTAACATTAGGTATCGATTCTTTACTGATATTGCTAACTGCGATAGATTTAAAAGCAGGTACCCCCGCATCTATCTCACATGGGATTGCTGCTATTTATATTGGTGTTTCAATCGCCTATGGTAAAACTATGATTAGTTGGGCAGATGAGCAATTTCAACGTTGGTTTTTAAAAACTGGGGATAAGAAAGTACGTCTTACAGGATCTGCAAAAGGGAAACATGAGATAAAGATGCTGATTCGCCATGTAGTAGCTTTTCTCATTGGCACTGGACTTTTGTCTATCATGGCACTTTATATTGGATCTCAGTCTGACACATCTTCCCTATTTCAGGTGATGAAAGTTTGGGGCATCGTATTAACTATTGATGCCATTATAAGTATTTCATATGTGATTTTTCCTAGTCAAAAATAACGAATGTCCTAGAAGTTTTCTTTCCATTTCTATCTAAAAATTGATATATTAGAAGATGGAGAAAGGAGATTCATGGGTGTGGTAAATGAGAAAATCTTAATCGTAGAAGATGATATTGACATTATGGAGGTTCTATCTCTTACAATTGCAAATGCAAACTACCTAGTTTTCAAGGCATCATCCATTTACGAAGGTTGGAAGGCAGTAATCAAAGAAGAGCCTGATTTAATTTTATTGGATGTTAATTTACCTGATGGCAATGGCTTTGAATTAGCGAGAAGGGTTCGTGAAGTGTCGGATGCTATTATTATTTTTGTAACTGTTAATCACTTAATTGACCATAAACTAGAAGGCTTTGAAGTAGGTGCAGATGATTATATAACAAAGCCGTTTATTCCAAAAGAATTACTCGCTCGTATACAAGCAAACTTAAAAAGAAAGACGACATCCATAAGAAATCCTATATTACATATTGATAACTTAGTCATTCATTTTGATGAAAAAAATGTTTATAAAAACGGAAAACGTTTAAATCTTTTTACGAAAGAAAAGCTACTACTATTTTTTCTGATCGAACATGCCAATAAGGTAATTAGTGTAGACCAACTGATAGATAATGTTTGGGGACAGGATGGTGTAACTGATTCAAAAACGGTTTCTGTCCATATTAGTACACTGCGACGAAAAATTGAGGACGTTCCAGCTAAGCCTAAGTGGATTCAAACTGTTCGGGGCTTCGGCTACCAATTTGTTTATAAAAAATAAAGTGCTGAGCTGCGAAAAATGCTCAACACTTTATTTTTTCTATTACCAAAGGCAATGTAAAGCTAAATATGGACCCTTCACCCTCTATGCTTTCCACATATATTTCCCCATTATGTTGTTCCACAATTTGCTTACAAATGGCTAAGCCAATTCCGTGTGAATCCACTTTATCAACATTAGATGCTCGATAATAACTATCGAATATAAAGGGAATATCGCTCTGTGGGATACCTATGCCACTATCTGAAATTGAACAGATTAAGTGTGTGTCCTCCACATACATTAAAAATTGAATACTGCCATTTGAAGTATATTTCATGGCATTTGTCATTAAATTTTCCATCACCTGATTGATTCGGGCACGATCGATTAGCAGCTGTGCCTCCTGATGACCATAAAAATCGGCATAATAGTCTAAGCCCAGTTGTTTTATCTCTCGTTCAAAACGGAAGCGAAATTGTTGAAATAGATTAATGGCCCTTACTTCTATAAAGGTATATTCTGCTCTCCCCGCTTCTAGATTAGCTAAATCAAATAAATCTTGAATTAAAACATTTAACGATAGCAATCTTTCCTTACTTCGAATTAAATATTTTTCTTGTTCTGATTCCTCTTTAATAACCCCGTCTAATATTAATTCGATATAACCTAGTGTTGAAGTGATGGGTGAGCGTAGTTCATGTGAAATACTATGCAATAATTTCTTCCGTTCTAATTCATTTTTCTCTAATCGTTCATTGACCTTTTTCAAATGATTATTTGTTTCATCCAATTCCTTTGTCCGTGAAAGAACACGTTTTTCTAATTCACCATATATTTTTGCATTTTCAATCGATACGGCTATTTGTCCAGAGATCATTTTTAACAAATTCACATGTGTTGGATGAAAGGCATTAGTAATTAATGTGTTTTCCAAATATAAAATGGCTATAATCTCATCTTTAAGATGAATCGGTACACATAAAATAGACTTAGCAGCCGAGAAAGCACTAAGATAAACACTCTGTGCTTGTGTATTTTGAATAATTAGTTGCTCTCCGCTTTGTAACACAAAATAGACAATGGATTGCATGGTTTCACTGAATTCTTCAATCTTATGGTCATGAAATATCGTAAATTTGGTTTCATTGGCCTCAGCCTGTGCTAACACTTGTAATTGCTCATGATGTCTATGAATAAAATACCCGACATCTGCACCAGCATGTTTTAATAAGGCAAATAAGATTTTACGAAGCAAATCCTCCATCCGTATTTCTGTTGCTAGGGACTGGGTCGTTTCGAAGACAGTCATCATATCAAATGATACTGTTCCGCTATGTTGGCCTTTTGGTACGTGATTGGCATGATACACTTTTTCCCAATGACTAGCAACCGTATTGGCCCCCCACTCCTTTATTACCTGTATACCACATAAAATATAATGTCTCGCCGTTTTTTTATGATTGATAGCATGATAGTAATTAGCAGCTCGTTCATAAGAAATGGCAGCATCTTGAAGAAAATTATTCATTTGTGCAAGCTGAATTGCTCGATCGTAATAAAGAATGGCATTCTCGCCCTGCTTTTTCATTCGATAATTTTCAGCCATTAATAAACAATAGAGATGCTCATAGTTTTCAGGTGCATATTGAGCCCATTTTTTAAATTGACGAATACTTTTACTAATCTCCATCCTATATGTTCTTAATTCTGTTTTCGAGGAATATCGCTTTTGATGAATAAAATGAAACTGCCAAAGAGCACGATAAAAATAATAAATTGGCGTGATGGGCAAAGTATATATTTCTTTCTCTATCACCTTTAATATCTCCATAAACTCTTTTCCATGCTGATCGTCCCCCAATAAAAATGACATTTTCAATCGAATAGAATAATGCATCATTTTAATAATAGGCTGGTCTAATATAGCAAAGGGATATGCCCAATCAATAGGGGAATTAGGGTTTTGTAGCACATTCATCCATAACCCCATTTCAGCTAAAAAATCTATTGATAATGCACTGGCATGAATGGAAAACTCCTGTTGTTGGCGCTCAATTTCCTGCTGTAAATCCTGAATAGGTGTTCCATTAATGAATTGGATGGCCACGATAAAACAAGAAGCAGCAGAGACCAAATGATGCAAGCCGATTTCCTGGCTATTGTGCTGAGCCTTTTGAATATATTGAAGACTGGATTCATATGGATTTGTCCAATGATTAATAAATATGCCATAGACAAAATAAATACGGCCCTTGATGTAAATATTATTTTCATTCTCAGCAAAGGTGATGGCTATTTTTCCAAAGCGTGCAGAGTCTTGAATATTATTGAAGCCAGCATTTAAAAGCATGGCATAGTTAATATAGACAACTCCACTTTTTGTTCCGTTCCCGTATTTAAGCTGTAATCGCAACCCTCTCATTAATAAAATTCCCGTTAAATTAGGATTAAGCATAAATGTGCTTGCCGTCATATTGATAATCAAATGGATTAACGTATCCATTTCTTTATCCTGAATAGGAGGATACTTTAAAAGATCTATATCAGATTTATTGTGCAAAGCTTTTCTTAATAATAAATACTCCTTTAAAAGTTGAATTTTTGAGGGGTTCTCAGCAATATTCATATTGGTAATTTGTAGACCTTTTATGCCAGCCTCAATTCCTACCGTATGATTGTCTGATTCAATGTATAGTAACGTTTTTAAATTATAAATTAATAATTTTTCTAAAACTGTTTTTGAATGCCGCAACGCTTCTGTTAAATGAAATTCTGATACATCATAACGTCCAACTAAATATGCGCACTCTCCTAAGTTAGCATATATTTTTACAGACATTTTACGAAAAGAC
This genomic stretch from Lysinibacillus pakistanensis harbors:
- the bioA gene encoding adenosylmethionine--8-amino-7-oxononanoate transaminase produces the protein MKQVLTDLQARDLRHVWHPCSQMKDYEQFPPIVIKKGQGVWLYDENNHRYLDAVSSWWVNLFGHANPRISQVLSDQAFTLEHTIFANFTHEPAVKVAEKLVDLTPVSLNKVFFADNGSSAIEVALKMSFQYHMQTGKTAKKRFLALTDAYHGETLGALSVGGVGLYNEVYQPLLLDTLRAQGPDCFRCPFQDKPESCHAQCIQYVEEELHAHHEEMTAVIIEPLIQAAAGMKMYPPIYLKQLRELCTAYDVHLIADEIAVGFGRTGTLFACEQAQIAPDFMCLSKGLTGGYLPLSTVITTDDIYNAFYDDYGTMKAFLHSHSYSGNPLACRVALEVLTMFEEDQVIDMIQNKGERMRALAQAAFDQLPYVGEYRQIGLVGAIELVANYRTKEPFPNEARIGYQIYQRALAKGLLIRPLGNILYFMPPYIISDEEMRFMIHTTKETIVQFFEEWEGINCLNDNQHCPSS
- the bioD gene encoding dethiobiotin synthase, producing MQHFWVVGTDTDVGKTAVTTLLMRQFQRQNLRVTPFKPVQTGEVHENDHSYYYDTTVYEKYSLQVLRTESLNGYSFKEAASPHFAAQLEVQQINVHYLLQQIQVLQQSNDMVICEGAGGLFVPLDLQRKITLLDVIVQSKLPVVLVSRTTLGTINHTLLTIEALHSRNIDILGIVFNGNSGSLIEQDTMKTILQFHDLPYAIIPQIQEIAQLVDYSISHTSLFERLVNDETSVN
- a CDS encoding response regulator transcription factor, giving the protein MVNEKILIVEDDIDIMEVLSLTIANANYLVFKASSIYEGWKAVIKEEPDLILLDVNLPDGNGFELARRVREVSDAIIIFVTVNHLIDHKLEGFEVGADDYITKPFIPKELLARIQANLKRKTTSIRNPILHIDNLVIHFDEKNVYKNGKRLNLFTKEKLLLFFLIEHANKVISVDQLIDNVWGQDGVTDSKTVSVHISTLRRKIEDVPAKPKWIQTVRGFGYQFVYKK
- a CDS encoding ATP-binding protein, translated to MNDCILLQTKEDWNLQRMYINKFKNLVLVKSIHHNSAEKRARLQYEFSLFANEQNPWLLKPLAIDYIDNQYAIIYENFNGVPLHEFRNKHISLHQFLQIALELVNACIKMQQSDLLYLNLNPSQILINPNSLKVKLLSSEYSLKYDAESPVIIENLYERLEQLPYYAPEQTGRVNLEIDHRSDLYALGIIFYEILSGQLPFQKEESSELIYEILTKVPNSLVNLQPYPHPIIWNIIEKLLAKNPEFRYQSAVGLREDLLQIQHKLLIDEPLHDFHLGEFDIHLNAVLSTKYYGRKQQIMDLSSMFHQVVNGEKKIVMISGKAGSGKSKLVYTLKGDIAAAKGYFVETKYEQLQLENDFTAVVQPLRNLLKIVYLEGENSVQALRKLFHDVKLMVTDRLVHLLPELRWFFKEEAGFRTDVRENAKQLHTYIFSSLQKILLAFAMQKKPIVWLMDDLQWANASTLEMMTQLYEQHRAGYLMWITTFRSNEEGDLKKNYKSLKNFPSNQHIEINPLEEDDVRLWLEESLHAKSTTIKLISTQLFRLTKGNPLFVKEAFRSLQQSNTIYFNTETKEWQFSIHKYNQSFFNNELLTFIENRMATLDKDAQGILRIVSCFGQSFEFSSLLKLVSISAQDLLKLLGTLVEHGFIVPMDAHFKWASKFEHEGILHTFHMKFQFVHDRIQQVAYHDLSDEERTRLHYQIGKLLTKNIPNIVDSYHLSEVVKHFNYGQQLLNADEKQNLAIWNYKLGIAAKRIGLFDSAISFLTTSIELLPDNHWQSFRKMSVKIYANLGECAYLVGRYDVSEFHLTEALRHSKTVLEKLLIYNLKTLLYIESDNHTVGIEAGIKGLQITNMNIAENPSKIQLLKEYLLLRKALHNKSDIDLLKYPPIQDKEMDTLIHLIINMTASTFMLNPNLTGILLMRGLRLQLKYGNGTKSGVVYINYAMLLNAGFNNIQDSARFGKIAITFAENENNIYIKGRIYFVYGIFINHWTNPYESSLQYIQKAQHNSQEIGLHHLVSAASCFIVAIQFINGTPIQDLQQEIERQQQEFSIHASALSIDFLAEMGLWMNVLQNPNSPIDWAYPFAILDQPIIKMMHYSIRLKMSFLLGDDQHGKEFMEILKVIEKEIYTLPITPIYYFYRALWQFHFIHQKRYSSKTELRTYRMEISKSIRQFKKWAQYAPENYEHLYCLLMAENYRMKKQGENAILYYDRAIQLAQMNNFLQDAAISYERAANYYHAINHKKTARHYILCGIQVIKEWGANTVASHWEKVYHANHVPKGQHSGTVSFDMMTVFETTQSLATEIRMEDLLRKILFALLKHAGADVGYFIHRHHEQLQVLAQAEANETKFTIFHDHKIEEFSETMQSIVYFVLQSGEQLIIQNTQAQSVYLSAFSAAKSILCVPIHLKDEIIAILYLENTLITNAFHPTHVNLLKMISGQIAVSIENAKIYGELEKRVLSRTKELDETNNHLKKVNERLEKNELERKKLLHSISHELRSPITSTLGYIELILDGVIKEESEQEKYLIRSKERLLSLNVLIQDLFDLANLEAGRAEYTFIEVRAINLFQQFRFRFEREIKQLGLDYYADFYGHQEAQLLIDRARINQVMENLMTNAMKYTSNGSIQFLMYVEDTHLICSISDSGIGIPQSDIPFIFDSYYRASNVDKVDSHGIGLAICKQIVEQHNGEIYVESIEGEGSIFSFTLPLVIEKIKC